In a single window of the Niabella ginsenosidivorans genome:
- a CDS encoding DUF1697 domain-containing protein, translating to MQYIILLRGVNVGGRTIKMAALKSCFEENGYQNVQTILQTGNVIVQANEKNIAKLQKKAEAELTAAFNYPAKVLALTPEQLENIVRQYAFTNIDAGFHRYIVFTENGFEKQLVKDCGVLDKNMEAVKAGAGVVYWCVQKGYTLDSAFGKYMNKMAVKHFITNRNVNTLEKILAKCG from the coding sequence ATGCAATACATTATTCTTTTGCGTGGTGTAAATGTTGGCGGCAGAACTATTAAGATGGCAGCATTGAAATCCTGCTTTGAAGAGAACGGCTATCAAAATGTGCAAACCATCCTGCAAACAGGCAATGTGATTGTGCAGGCAAATGAAAAGAATATTGCAAAGCTACAGAAGAAAGCAGAGGCTGAACTAACGGCTGCTTTTAATTACCCTGCAAAGGTGCTAGCACTTACCCCGGAGCAATTGGAAAATATTGTCCGGCAATATGCTTTTACAAATATTGATGCCGGCTTTCATCGCTATATCGTTTTTACTGAAAACGGTTTTGAAAAGCAATTAGTGAAAGACTGCGGTGTTTTGGACAAAAATATGGAAGCCGTAAAAGCAGGTGCAGGTGTTGTTTACTGGTGCGTACAGAAAGGGTACACGCTTGACAGCGCTTTTGGGAAATACATGAACAAAATGGCTGTTAAACATTTTATTACCAACCGGAATGTAAATACGCTTGAAAAAATATTGGCAAAATGCGGATAA